A window from Mustela erminea isolate mMusErm1 chromosome 17, mMusErm1.Pri, whole genome shotgun sequence encodes these proteins:
- the FAM189B gene encoding protein FAM189B isoform X1, producing MMPSPSDSSRSLTSRPSTRGLTHLRLHRPWLQALLMLGLAQVLLGVLVVTFSMVASSVTTTESIKRSCPSWAGFSLAFSGVVGVVSWKRPFTLVISFFSLLSVLCVMLSTAGSVLSCKNARLARDFQDCSMEGKVCVCCPSVPLLRPCPESGQELKVAPNSTCDEARGALKNLLFSVCGLTICGAVTCTLSAVVCCVQIFSLDLVHTLAPERSVSGPLGPPGCPSVPAAPVLHTTLDLEEFIPPVPPPPYYPPEYTCSSETDAQRLCPPRLPASITYNGSMDSPVPLYPTDCPPSYEAVMGLRGDSQATLFDPQLHDSSCVCERVASIVDVSMDSGSLVLSAIGDLPGGSSPSEDSCLLELQGSVRSVDYVLFRSIQRSRAGYCLSLDCGLRGPFEDSPLPRRPPRAARSYSCSAPEAPPALGAPTAARSCHRLEGWPPWVGPCFPELRRRVPRGGGPGGGRPTGAPPARAPARRFSDSSGSLTPPPPPGHRPPHSALPPTPLLLLPRSHSDPGITTSSDTADFRDLYTKVLEEEAASLSSADTGLCSEACLFRLARCPSPKLLRARSAEKRRPVPTFQKVPLPSGPAPAHSLGDLKSSWPGRGLVSRFFQMSKKAPDPSGNGAHGFKQVPRSPWGRPGRESLHLRSCGDLSSGSSLRRLLSGRRLERGPRPHSLSLNGGSRETGL from the exons ATGATGCCGTCGCCCAGTGACTCCAGTCGCTCGCTGACCAGCCGACCCAGCACCCGGGGCCTTACCCACCTTCGCCTCCACAGACCCTGGCTGCAGGCCCTGCTCATGCTGGGGCTAGCCCAGGTGCTCCTGGGCGTCCTGGTGGTCACCTTCAGCATGGTGGCCTCCTCTGTCACCACCACCGAGAGCATCAAGAGGTCCTGCCCATCTTGGGCTGGGTTCTCG CTGGCGTTCTCCGGGGTGGTTGGCGTTGTGTCTTGGAAGCGGCCGTTCACTTTAGTG atctccttcttctccctgcttTCGGTGCTCTGTGTCATGCTCAGCACGGCCGGCTCTGTGCTCTCCTGCAAGAATGCCCGGCTCGCCCGAGACTTCCAAGACTGCTCCATG GAAGGAAAGGTCTGTGTGTGCTGCCCCTCTGTCCCCCTACTCCGGCCCTGTCCAGAGTCAGGGCAGGAGTTGAAAGTCGCCCCTAACTCCACCTGTGACGAAGCCCGAGGAGCCCTCAAG AACCTGCTGTTCAGTGTCTGTGGGCTCACCATTTGTGGTGCCGTCACCTGTACCCTCTCTGCCGTCGTGTGCTGCGTCCAGATCTTCTCCCTGGACCTTGTGCACACG CTGGCCCCCGAGCGCTCTGTCTCAGGCCCCCTGGGGCCCCCGGGCTGTCCGTCGGTGCCTGCAGCGCCTGTCCTTCACACCACGCTGGACTTAGAGGAATTCATACCGCCAGTGCCCCCTCCGCCCTACTACCCCCCGGAGTATACCTGCAGCTCGGAAACAGATGCGCAGAG GCTTTGTCCTCCCCGTCTTCCTGCCAGCATCACCTACAACGGCTCCATGGACAGCCCGGTGCCTTTGTATCCTACGGATTGTCCTCCTTCCTATGAGGCCGTCATGGGGCTACGAGGAGACAGCCAG GCCACTCTGTTTGATCCCCAGCTTCACGACAGCTCCTGCGTCTGCGAGCGCGTGGCCTCCATCGTGGATG TGTCCATGGACAGTGGGTCTCTGGTGCTGTCGGCCATCGGGGACCTGCCCGGGGGCTCAAGCCCGTCGGAGGACTCGTGCCTGCTGGAGCTGCAGGGCTCTGTGCGCTCCGTCGACTACGTGCTCTTCCGCTCCATCCAGCGCAGCCGCGCCGGCTACTGCCTCAGCCTGGACTGCGGCCTGCGCGGCCCCTTCGAGGACAGCCCCCTGCCACGGCGGCCCCCCAGGGCCGCCCGCTCCTACTCCTGCTCAGCCCCCGAGGCCCCGCCCGCGCTGGGAGCCCCCACGGCTGCCCGCAGCTGCCACCGGCTGGAGGGCTGGCCGCCCTGGGTGGGACCCTGCTTCCCCGAGCTGCGGCGGCGGGTCCCCCGGGGAGGCGGCCCCGGAGGCGGCCGGCCCACCGGGGCCCCTCCCGCCCGCGCCCCTGCTCGCCGCTTCAGCGACAGCTCAGGTTCCCTCACGCCGCCACCGCCGCCTGGGCACCGGCCTCCCCATTCGGCTCTCCCGCCGaccccgctgctgctgctgccgcggTCCCACAGTGACCCAGGCATCACCACCTCCAGCGACACCG CTGACTTCAGGGACCTTTATACCAAAGTGCTCGAGGAAGAGGCCGCCTCCCTTTCCTCTGCAGATACAG ggctctgctctgAAGCCTGCCTCTTCCGTCTAGCCCGCTGCCCTTCACCCAAGCTGCTACGCGCCCGCTCAGCTGAGAAACGGCGCCCCGTGCCCACCTTTCAAAAGGTCCCCCTGCCCTCCGGCCCTGCACCTGCCCACTCCCTCGGGGACCTTAAGAGCAGTTGGCCAGGCCGAGGCTTGGTCTCTCGTTTCTTCCAGATGTCCAAGAAGGCCCCAGACCCCAGTGGGAATGGGGCCCATGGGTTTAAGCAG GTGCCCCGGAGCCCATGGGGTCGGCCAGGCCGAGAGAGCCTCCACCTTCGGAGCTGTGGCGACCTGAGCTCCGGCTCTTCACTGCGGCGCCTCCTGTCTGGCCGCCGGCTGGAGCGTGGTCCTCGCCCCCACAGCCTCAGCCTCAATGGGGGCAGCCGGGAGACTGGGCTCTGA
- the FAM189B gene encoding protein FAM189B isoform X2: protein MMPSPSDSSRSLTSRPSTRGLTHLRLHRPWLQALLMLGLAQVLLGVLVVTFSMVASSVTTTESIKRSCPSWAGFSLAFSGVVGVVSWKRPFTLVISFFSLLSVLCVMLSTAGSVLSCKNARLARDFQDCSMEGKVCVCCPSVPLLRPCPESGQELKVAPNSTCDEARGALKNLLFSVCGLTICGAVTCTLSAVVCCVQIFSLDLVHTLAPERSVSGPLGPPGCPSVPAAPVLHTTLDLEEFIPPVPPPPYYPPEYTCSSETDAQSITYNGSMDSPVPLYPTDCPPSYEAVMGLRGDSQATLFDPQLHDSSCVCERVASIVDVSMDSGSLVLSAIGDLPGGSSPSEDSCLLELQGSVRSVDYVLFRSIQRSRAGYCLSLDCGLRGPFEDSPLPRRPPRAARSYSCSAPEAPPALGAPTAARSCHRLEGWPPWVGPCFPELRRRVPRGGGPGGGRPTGAPPARAPARRFSDSSGSLTPPPPPGHRPPHSALPPTPLLLLPRSHSDPGITTSSDTADFRDLYTKVLEEEAASLSSADTGLCSEACLFRLARCPSPKLLRARSAEKRRPVPTFQKVPLPSGPAPAHSLGDLKSSWPGRGLVSRFFQMSKKAPDPSGNGAHGFKQVPRSPWGRPGRESLHLRSCGDLSSGSSLRRLLSGRRLERGPRPHSLSLNGGSRETGL, encoded by the exons ATGATGCCGTCGCCCAGTGACTCCAGTCGCTCGCTGACCAGCCGACCCAGCACCCGGGGCCTTACCCACCTTCGCCTCCACAGACCCTGGCTGCAGGCCCTGCTCATGCTGGGGCTAGCCCAGGTGCTCCTGGGCGTCCTGGTGGTCACCTTCAGCATGGTGGCCTCCTCTGTCACCACCACCGAGAGCATCAAGAGGTCCTGCCCATCTTGGGCTGGGTTCTCG CTGGCGTTCTCCGGGGTGGTTGGCGTTGTGTCTTGGAAGCGGCCGTTCACTTTAGTG atctccttcttctccctgcttTCGGTGCTCTGTGTCATGCTCAGCACGGCCGGCTCTGTGCTCTCCTGCAAGAATGCCCGGCTCGCCCGAGACTTCCAAGACTGCTCCATG GAAGGAAAGGTCTGTGTGTGCTGCCCCTCTGTCCCCCTACTCCGGCCCTGTCCAGAGTCAGGGCAGGAGTTGAAAGTCGCCCCTAACTCCACCTGTGACGAAGCCCGAGGAGCCCTCAAG AACCTGCTGTTCAGTGTCTGTGGGCTCACCATTTGTGGTGCCGTCACCTGTACCCTCTCTGCCGTCGTGTGCTGCGTCCAGATCTTCTCCCTGGACCTTGTGCACACG CTGGCCCCCGAGCGCTCTGTCTCAGGCCCCCTGGGGCCCCCGGGCTGTCCGTCGGTGCCTGCAGCGCCTGTCCTTCACACCACGCTGGACTTAGAGGAATTCATACCGCCAGTGCCCCCTCCGCCCTACTACCCCCCGGAGTATACCTGCAGCTCGGAAACAGATGCGCAGAG CATCACCTACAACGGCTCCATGGACAGCCCGGTGCCTTTGTATCCTACGGATTGTCCTCCTTCCTATGAGGCCGTCATGGGGCTACGAGGAGACAGCCAG GCCACTCTGTTTGATCCCCAGCTTCACGACAGCTCCTGCGTCTGCGAGCGCGTGGCCTCCATCGTGGATG TGTCCATGGACAGTGGGTCTCTGGTGCTGTCGGCCATCGGGGACCTGCCCGGGGGCTCAAGCCCGTCGGAGGACTCGTGCCTGCTGGAGCTGCAGGGCTCTGTGCGCTCCGTCGACTACGTGCTCTTCCGCTCCATCCAGCGCAGCCGCGCCGGCTACTGCCTCAGCCTGGACTGCGGCCTGCGCGGCCCCTTCGAGGACAGCCCCCTGCCACGGCGGCCCCCCAGGGCCGCCCGCTCCTACTCCTGCTCAGCCCCCGAGGCCCCGCCCGCGCTGGGAGCCCCCACGGCTGCCCGCAGCTGCCACCGGCTGGAGGGCTGGCCGCCCTGGGTGGGACCCTGCTTCCCCGAGCTGCGGCGGCGGGTCCCCCGGGGAGGCGGCCCCGGAGGCGGCCGGCCCACCGGGGCCCCTCCCGCCCGCGCCCCTGCTCGCCGCTTCAGCGACAGCTCAGGTTCCCTCACGCCGCCACCGCCGCCTGGGCACCGGCCTCCCCATTCGGCTCTCCCGCCGaccccgctgctgctgctgccgcggTCCCACAGTGACCCAGGCATCACCACCTCCAGCGACACCG CTGACTTCAGGGACCTTTATACCAAAGTGCTCGAGGAAGAGGCCGCCTCCCTTTCCTCTGCAGATACAG ggctctgctctgAAGCCTGCCTCTTCCGTCTAGCCCGCTGCCCTTCACCCAAGCTGCTACGCGCCCGCTCAGCTGAGAAACGGCGCCCCGTGCCCACCTTTCAAAAGGTCCCCCTGCCCTCCGGCCCTGCACCTGCCCACTCCCTCGGGGACCTTAAGAGCAGTTGGCCAGGCCGAGGCTTGGTCTCTCGTTTCTTCCAGATGTCCAAGAAGGCCCCAGACCCCAGTGGGAATGGGGCCCATGGGTTTAAGCAG GTGCCCCGGAGCCCATGGGGTCGGCCAGGCCGAGAGAGCCTCCACCTTCGGAGCTGTGGCGACCTGAGCTCCGGCTCTTCACTGCGGCGCCTCCTGTCTGGCCGCCGGCTGGAGCGTGGTCCTCGCCCCCACAGCCTCAGCCTCAATGGGGGCAGCCGGGAGACTGGGCTCTGA